A segment of the Terribacillus aidingensis genome:
ATGCAATCGTCCAGGAAACGAGTGCATCGACAACGACGATTTCCCGCGTGAAACGCTGTCTTAATTATGGTAATGAGGGTTATAATACGGTACTTGAGCGTCTGGAAGAAAAAACAGAAGACTAAGGAGCTGACATTGGATGGTACGCTTTGGTGTTGTCGGAACGAACTGGATTACAGAAATTTTTCTGGAAGCAGCTAAAAAGGTCGAAAACTTCGAGTTGACGGCCGTCTACTCACGTAAGCTAGAAAAGGCGGAGGAATTCGCTAGTAAGCACAAAGCAGTACATACGTTCACCGACATTGAAGGAATGGCGGCGAGCGGAGAAATCGATGCTGTTTATATTGCGAGTCCAAATGCTTTGCATGCGGGACAGGCGAAGATCTTCATGCAGCATGGTGTTCATGTTTTATGTGAAAAGCCGCTAGCTTCCAATACTGCGGAAGTGAAAGATCTGATACAAACGGCAAAGCAGCACGATGTGTTGCTGATGGAAGCAATGAAATCGACGTTTCTGCCGAACTTCCATGCCGTTCAGCAGAATTTGGAGAAAATCGGAACGGTACGCAGATATGTGGCACAGCTTTGTCAGTACTCATCCCGCTATGATGCTTATCGCCAAGGGACGATTCTGAATGCATTCAATCCGGAACTTAGTAATGGAGCTACGATGGATATCGGGATCTATTGCTTGTATCCGCTTGTTGCACTGTTCGGTAAGCCGAAGGAAATCAAGGCGAGCGGAACTTTGCTTGAGTCCGGCGTGGATGGCCAAGCGACAATAACGCTGACGTATGATGGAATGGAGGCGGTTGTTTACTATTCGAAAATTACCAGCTCTACTTTACCTTCTGAAATACAAGGAGAAGATGCGACCATCCGGATCGACCATATCGGTCATTTTGAAAACGTATCGATCCAATACCACGATAGCACAGAGGAAACCATCAGTGGTCCGCAGGATAACGACCATAACATGAGATATGAGATAGAGGAATTCGTGAACCTGATTCAATCAGGAAAACGGGAATCAAGTATCAACACACATGAACTGGCGCTGGCTGTAGCGGAAATCATGGAGAAAGCGCGAAGTCAGTTTGGCTTGATTTTCCCAGCAGATCGGATTCAATGACAAAAGAAGCCTGGCAATTGGTTGCCGGGCTTTCTTCGTTCGTAAACTCTTCGTATTTCCTCGCCTTAACCACTGAATTATCAAGTCGATTTTTGCTATAATGAACGTTATGGAAGCAAGTAATGGAGGATATGCACGTGTATAACATGAAAGAGTGGCAACATATATTCAAGCTTGATCCGGCTAAGGAAATCGGTGATGAAGATTTAGAGAAAATCTGTGAATCCGGTACGGACGCTATCATTGTCGGCGGTACAGATAATGTGACGCTTGATGGTGTACTTGATTTGCTCGCGCGGATTCGCCGCCACACAGTTCCGGTCATTTTGGAGATCAGCACGATAGATGCGCTGACACCTGGGTTCGATTTTTATTATGTGCCGATGGTGATGAACAGCAAGGATAAGCAATGGATCATGGGGCTGCATCATGAAGCAGTCAAGGCGTATCGGGATATGATGCACTGGGATGAAATCATGATGGAAGGCTACTGTGTCATCAATCCGGAAGCGAAGGTTTTCACACATACCCAATGCGAGCTTCCAACCGAAGAAGATACCGTTGCTTATGCGTATATGGCGGAGCATATGTACAAGCTCCCGATTTTTTATCTGGAAAACAGCGGAGCGTATGCAGATCCTGCACTTGTAAGCAAGGTAAAAAATCAGCTTTCCAATACGTTGTTATTCTATGGAGGCGGCATCGCTTCACCGGAGCA
Coding sequences within it:
- a CDS encoding heptaprenylglyceryl phosphate synthase, which gives rise to MYNMKEWQHIFKLDPAKEIGDEDLEKICESGTDAIIVGGTDNVTLDGVLDLLARIRRHTVPVILEISTIDALTPGFDFYYVPMVMNSKDKQWIMGLHHEAVKAYRDMMHWDEIMMEGYCVINPEAKVFTHTQCELPTEEDTVAYAYMAEHMYKLPIFYLENSGAYADPALVSKVKNQLSNTLLFYGGGIASPEQAAEMKQYADVIIVGNSVYDNIKAALKTVAAVKGKK
- a CDS encoding Gfo/Idh/MocA family oxidoreductase, translating into MVRFGVVGTNWITEIFLEAAKKVENFELTAVYSRKLEKAEEFASKHKAVHTFTDIEGMAASGEIDAVYIASPNALHAGQAKIFMQHGVHVLCEKPLASNTAEVKDLIQTAKQHDVLLMEAMKSTFLPNFHAVQQNLEKIGTVRRYVAQLCQYSSRYDAYRQGTILNAFNPELSNGATMDIGIYCLYPLVALFGKPKEIKASGTLLESGVDGQATITLTYDGMEAVVYYSKITSSTLPSEIQGEDATIRIDHIGHFENVSIQYHDSTEETISGPQDNDHNMRYEIEEFVNLIQSGKRESSINTHELALAVAEIMEKARSQFGLIFPADRIQ